A region from the Alosa alosa isolate M-15738 ecotype Scorff River chromosome 7, AALO_Geno_1.1, whole genome shotgun sequence genome encodes:
- the LOC125297312 gene encoding zinc finger protein OZF-like isoform X1: MDLGLSVNSDGNEAFQLPTPKEEDIKEEDFKEDDFKVEDLKEEQYDHMITCQDDEEEKPLTELLCKTESLGSNEASQTTVKFEVKLEDDEDEEEDQEDSLQGDHLPVTQQKIHEQNDELNLQLKGRMHHCTVCRKSFTALTELEKHQQTHTLGVDLSQSTGKMRHKCVHCGKAFSSSSHLKSHMTIHTGEKPHECAQCGKAFSSSSHLKSHMTIHTGEKPHTCAQCGKAFSSSSHLKSHMTIHTGEKPHTCAQCGKAFSQNSYLKSHMTIHTGEKPHECAQCGKAFSSSSHLKSHMTIHTGEKPHECAQCGKAFSQNSYLKSHMKIHTGEKPHQCIQCGKAFTTMSNLKSHMISHTGEKPYICVQCGKGFSHISSLKLHMRIHTGEKPHKCIQCGKAFTTMSNLKSHMISHTGEKPYICDQCGKAYSAHSHLKAHMMTHTGEKPHICVHCGRAFSLLSILKTHYLTHTREKSHKCDQCGKAFSQNSALKAHMFNHTGEKPHKCVNCGRAFSYLSALKLHMRKKHTDEKPYKCIECGEAFSKISDLSFHITTRLRG, from the exons ATGGATCTTGGGTTGTCGGTAAACTCTGACGGTAATGAAGCATTCCAGCTGCCAACACCAAAAGAAGAGGACATTAAAGAAGAGGACTTTAAAGAAGATGACTTTAAAGTAGAGGACCTTAAAGAAGAGCAGTATGATCATATGATCACATGTCAAGACGACGAGGAGGAGAAGCCGCTCACAGAGCTGCTCTGTAAAACTGAGTCTCTTGGCTCTAATGAAGCATCACAGACAACAGTGAAGTTTGAAGTGAAATTagaggatgatgaagatgaagaagaagaccAAGAGGATTCTCTTCAGGGAG ATCACCTACCAGTAACACAACAGAAGATCCATGAGCAGAATGATGAACTGAACCTGCAGCTCAAAGGAAGGATGCACCACTGCACTGTCTGCAGGAAGAGTTTTACGGCCCTTACTGAACTCGAGaaacaccagcaaacacacactcttggtGTTGATTTAAGCCAGAGCACTGGAAAAATGCgtcataaatgtgtccattgtggaaaagctttttcatcAAGTTCACATCTTAAATCCCATATGacaatacacactggagagaaacctcatgaatgtgcccagtgtggaaaagctttttcatcAAGTTCACATCTTAAATCCCATATGacaatacacactggagagaagcctcacacatgtgcccagtgtggaaaagctttttcatcAAGTTCACATCTTAAATCCCATATGacaatacacactggagagaagcctcacacatgtgcccagtgtggaaaagctttttcacaaaaTTCATATCTTAAATCCCATATGacaatacacactggagagaagcctcatgaatgtgcccagtgtggaaaagctttttcatcAAGTTCACATCTTAAATCCCATATGacaatacacactggagagaagcctcatgaatgtgcccagtgtggaaaagctttttcacaaaaTTCATATCTTAAATCCCATATGAAAATTCACacgggagagaagcctcatcaatgtatccagtgtggaaaagccttcACAACAATGTCAAATCTTAAATCCCATATGATATCACACACGGGAGAGAAGCCTTACatatgtgtccagtgtggaaaaggtttttcaCATATATCATCTCTTAAACTCCATATGCGAattcacactggagagaagcctcataaatgtatccagtgtggaaaagccttcACAACAATGTCAAATCTTAAATCCCATATGATATCACACACGGGAGAGAAGCCTTACATATGtgaccagtgtggaaaagcttatTCCGCACATTCACATCTTAAAGCCCATATGAtgacacacactggagagaagcctcacatATGTGTCCATTGTGGAAGAGCTTTTTCACTACTTTCAATTCTTAAAACCCATTATTTAACTCACACTAGAGAGAAATCCCACAAGTGTGATCAGTGTGGGAAAGCTTTTTCTCAAAATTCAGCTCTTAAAGCCCATATGTTTAATCACACAGGAGAGAAACCTCATAAATGTGTCAATTGTGGAAGAGCTTTTTCATATTTGTCTGCTCTTAAATTACATATGCGAAAAAAACACACTGATGAGAAGCCTTATAAATGTATCGAGTGTGGCGAAGCCTTTTCAAAAATATCAgatcttagttttcatataacgACGCGACTCAGAGGTTAA